The Paenibacillus spongiae nucleotide sequence GACAATCGACAGCAGATTGGGCTCGGGGACGTCCGTCTCGTTTACGATTGCGAAGGCAGAAGTATTATCGTAGATTGTAAAGTTCAACGATCCTTTATACCACAAAATTCTGGGTACCCCTAGGGGTGCCTTTTTGCTCGTTCCGCAGATTTGTCGATTATAACCAAACTGTACCGTGAACCGGGCGAAGGCGCATGCGATAATGATGGAGGGAACATAGGACGGAGGTGTCGGAGAGCTATGAAATACACGATTCGCAAGCTGCGTCACCCGGACGATTATGCGGCCGTAGCGCCGCTGCTCAATCTGATCTGGTCGGAGCCGACGACAGCCGAGCGGCTTCAGGAGGATGAGGACAAGATTCCTCCGGGACAGCTTCATTATAATGAAGACGGCAAGCTCATGGGGTGGGATCGTCCCAAATGGGTCGCGGAAGACGGGAACGGTCAAGTCGTCGCTTACGCGATCGCATGGAGAGCCCCCTGGACGGAGGCCGGTTCATTGAGCCATACGCTTGTCGTTCACCCGGAAGTCCGAGGCAGCGGAATAGGCGGAGCTTTGTATGCTGCGCTTCTGGAGTGGGCGATGGAAGTCAAAGCCTCGCGTCTGATCGATTATATGCGGGAATCGGATGACGGGTCGCTCGCTTTTGCGGAACGCCGCGGCTACGTGAAGGAACGCCACGCCTTCGAATCCGTTCTGGATTTGGGATCGCTCGAACTCGACGAGGAACTGGGCGCATCCATCGGAGAAGCGGAGCGGAGCGGCATCCGTTTCGTTACGCTGGCGGATGAACCCGGCGAAGCGAACGAAAGAAAGCTGCATGAGCTGTATAAAGTCACGAATGCCGATATTCCGGGCTACTCCGGCGATTACCCCTGGTTCGAGGAATGGAAAAAATGGAGCATCGACCTGCCGGGCGTCCGTCCGGAATGGATACATATCGCCAAAGATGGAGACCGATATGTCGGCGTCGTCACGCTGCAGCATAATGATCAAACGAATGCCATGTATCATGAGTATACCGGCGTATTGCCGGAGTACCGCGGACGCCGGATCGCGCTCGCCTTGAAGCTGCTCGGCGTTCGATCCGCGCTTGCCAGCGGAGCCCCCTATTTGAGAACGCACAACGATTCGAAGAACGGGCCCATGCTGCATATCAACCGCGATCTGCTCGGATTTCGGGCGGAACCGGGGAATTACAAGATGGTTCGCGAGCTTTAAGCCGCTCGTTCTCGCTGCGCGCTCAACAAAGGCACCCTCTGCGGGTGCCTATTTCATTTCATACATTTCACGCTGCATAAATACGCTCCTGTACATGAATAATCCTCCTGTTCCTGAACGACCTTCCATGCACGGACCTCAATCTCGCATCCCCCACAACACTCTCCGGGCTTTCTTCGATACTGCTGTGATTGAAGTAACCTTATTGATCTATGGGATTACTACGCTCGTAGACCGGCGTCTTCATGGCGGCTTGGCGTGGTATCGTAAAATTCAACAGTAAGATCCCCGTTACGAATATAAGTGTACCGCTAATAAGGTAAATGGTGATGGGGTCGCGGAAAAATAAATAGGACCACAATATCGTAAAAAGGACGGTACAGTTGCCCGCAATCGCGACGACGGCAAAGGGTACCCGTTTGATTCCTTCCGCAAACCAGAAAAAGCTGAGTCCCGTAATCACGCCAAGCAATATCAAAGCCCCCCACGCCCACAACGTTATCGGACCGATGAAACCGTGAGATTGGATCGGAATCGGAACGGCGACCATTAATGCACTCAGTAAGAATATAGACAGATTCATGTTCCCGTTGTCTATTGTTTCCAGAAGCATCCGCTGGCTTAATACGTGCACCGCAGCACCGATACCGGAAAGCGTGAACAATAGGGTCGTTAACCCGCTTCCATGAACAAGCTCCTCTAGCGGCGTACCGTTCCAACCGATAACGATGACGCCCGCGACGCATAACGCTGCGGAAATCCAGCCGCGCATCGATATTTTCTCCTTGAACAGCAGTCCTGCAGCAAATAAAAGGACGACGGTCTGAACAGGCTGAACGAGAATATTACCGTAGGAGTATCCTATCTTTAAAGCTATATTTTCAAATACATAATTAACTGCTTTCGCAATTGCGCCTATCCAGATCCATTTCATCCCCAAGCGGATTCGAATGTTACCGTCGCGAATAAACAGATAGATGGCCAAACAGATCACGCCGAAAAAAAACCGAGCGAACGAAATGATAGCGCTGTCCACCATCGTCGACGCTGTTTTGACAAGAACCCCGACAAAGCTCCACGCTAATGTCGCCAGCAGGATTAGCAGATAACTCACGAACGTGCACCTTCTTCTAAGATAGATTCAAACAAAAAAGAGATTCCCTCTCTAACAGCCACTAGATCTGGGAAATCTCTTTCGAATCGATGACTTGCCAAGCTGCTGCTCGCGCCAGCATCCATCATTTCGCGGCTTGGGACAACCATGCTCGTAATGATACTAGATTAACAGACTTTGTTTATTCGGTAAATTCAAACATTCTTTGTGATAGAATGGCATGGGAATTCGCTTGCCATTACGACAATGCCCCTTTGACCACATTACGAAAGATTGCAGGCAAAACTAAACGGCCTCAGTCCCATGGGATTCAGGACGAAGGCCGCTTCACTCAATTTCATTTTTTTGTATGGTTTACAAGACGGGTTGAGGTTCTCGTCTCAGGCCAAGCGTCCGCCCTGTTGAATTATGAATTTCACGGATAAGCTCCGGGTTTTTCAATAGTGACACGCCATAAGAAGGAATCATTTCTTTTATTTTCGGTTCCCACGCTTTAATATGCTGCGGGAAGCATTTATTTATAACCTCAAGCATGACGGAAACGGCGGTAGAAGCACCCGGAGATGCGCCGAGCAATGCGGCAATCGATCCATCAGCGGCAGTAATCACTTCCGTACCAAATTGAAGCGTTCCTTTGCCGGCAGCAGTATCTTTGATAACTTGTACACGCTGGCCCGCTACGACTAAACCCCAATCCTCGCTCTTCGCGCTCGGGATAAACTCGCGTAACTCTTCCATGCGCTGTTCTTTCGATAACATTACTTGCTGGATCAGGTATTTTGTCAATGACATCTCTTTTGCGCCTGCCGCCAACATCGTTAAGACATTATGCGGTTTTACGGAAGTTACCAAATCAAACATTGAACCGGTTTTTAAAAACTTGGGTGAGAAACCGGCAAACGGACCAAAGAGTAATGATTTTTTATTATCGATAAATCTTGTGTCAAGATGCGGAACAGACATTGGAGGAGCGCCGACCTTAGCTTTGCCGTATACTTTGGCATGATGCTGCGCTACAATATCCGGATTATTACAAACCATGAATATTCCGCTTACTGGGAATCCGCCGATATGCTTCCCTTCAGGAATACCCGATTTTTGCAGTAAATGCAGGCTTCCGCCTCCGCCTCCGATAAAGACGAATTTTGCCGTATGGCGCTCGACGCTGCCGTTATCCGCATTGCGCACTTTCAATTCCCACGAGCCGTCGCTAGTACGATTAATATTATCCACACTATGTTTGTATTTTATATCGACGTTTTTGCTCTTTAAGTGGTCAAACAACATGCGCGTTAAAGCGCCAAAGTTGACATCCGTCCCAGAGTCGATTTTTGTTGCCGCAATAGCTTCATTTGCCGTACGGTCTTGCATAATAAGCGGAATCCATTCCATCAGTTTTCTCGGGTTATCGGAAAATTCCATTCCTTGGAACAAGGGATTGTTTGACAAGGCTTCAAAACGTTTTTTCAAAAACGATACATTTTGTTCCCCTTGTACTAAACTCATATGAGGCAGTGGCATAATAAAGTCCTGCGGATTACGGATCAGCTTGCTGTTTACAAGATAAGACCAAAACTGCATGGAATCCTGAAACTGTTCATTAATTTTCACAGCTTTACTAATATCTATCGATCCGTCCGGCTTTTCGCTTGTGTAGTTAAGCTCGCACAGTGCGGCATGCCCCGTTCCCGCATTATTCCATTCGTTAGAGCTTTCCTCTCCCGCGTTTGCAAGCTTCTCAAACACTGTAATTTCCCATTCTGGTACTAATTCTTTCAGCATTGAACCTAAAGTCGCACTCATGATTCCGGCACCAATTAAGATAACGTCTGCTTTGGTTTGTCTGTTACTCATTTTTACCGTCCTTACACGCTATTATTTGAAGAAAAGATGCAGCCGCTCCTGCTAAGGCTCCACAACAAGCAGGGCGCGTTCTAATTACGCACCTTTTCTGGTCAGTATATATCTGATCATAGTGTATCACTATGATGATAGATTAAGATACTTACTATTATAAGATAGTTAGTTGTTATTTAAAAGCTGGTAAATTTCAGTGATGACATATTCTTGCAGCTAGGAAGCGAGAAACTGTCTACTAAAACCAAGGAATACAAAAAACCAAAGCCTTAACCCGGCTGCTTGCAAGGGCTGTGGCTTTGGTTTGCCATTTCCAGTGAATAACCGCCCTTCGTGTTCCTTGGCTGCGCCTGCTGGTCGTTATACTTAACAGAAGTCATCGAATCTAGTGCCCCTTGGACATCGTGTAGTACGATGTCAGAACTTTCTACAATGGCGACCTTGAAATTCGGGCAGTTTACTTTTTTTATACTCATCGTAATACAACTTTGTGATTGAAGGGAATACTTATAATGGATGCCTGAAAATGGGCATAATGCAAACTTGGAATACTTCAAAAAAGGGCTATACACCTGTTAATGCTAACAATTCCATTCGGAAGGACGATCTTTGTATGAATACTGTCCTGCTTGTCATTTTGCTGGTGATCGTTGTTCTGCCGCCTGTTATTTTCTTGAGCTACATGTACATCTTATCGAAGAGCCCCAAGCACTCGATTATCCGTTCGTATCCGTTTCTCGGCTGGGTACGTTATTTTCTTGAAAAAATCGGTCCGGAATTTCGCCAATATTGGTTCGATAGCGATACGGAAGGGAAGCCGTTTTCGCGGGACGATTTTATTGGCGTCGTATATGCCGCAAAATACCGGACGGATATCATTGCGTTTGGGGGCAAACGTGACTTTGAGAAGCCTGGCTATTTTTTGTCCAATTCAATGTTCCCCAAATTGTTGAGCGAGCTCAAAGTCGATAACGATGAACTCGTCCCTGGCAAAAAGTATGAGATAACAAGGGAAGGTCTCTTTTCGCGACAGGAAAAAATGATTGACCAAAACATCAAGCGATGGCTGCTGCACGATGACGATATCATTGTGGTCGGGGAAAACCGCAGGCACCCATGGCGGCTCAAAGGCATGTTCGGCGCTTCCGCAACCTCTTACGGGTCTGTCGGCGAGCACTATATCCAGTCGACGGGCAGTGGTGCATATATGGCCGGTGGTTCCTGGATCAACACGGGTGAAGGAGGCGTTGCCGATGTGCATCTGGCCACGGGAGTTGATATCGTCTCGCAAATCGGTCCGGGGATGTTTGGCTTTCGCGATGATACAGGCCATTTTTCCATTGAGGAGTATAAACAAAAAGCAAGCAACCCCAATATTAAGGCGTTTGAGCTAAA carries:
- a CDS encoding GNAT family N-acetyltransferase: MKYTIRKLRHPDDYAAVAPLLNLIWSEPTTAERLQEDEDKIPPGQLHYNEDGKLMGWDRPKWVAEDGNGQVVAYAIAWRAPWTEAGSLSHTLVVHPEVRGSGIGGALYAALLEWAMEVKASRLIDYMRESDDGSLAFAERRGYVKERHAFESVLDLGSLELDEELGASIGEAERSGIRFVTLADEPGEANERKLHELYKVTNADIPGYSGDYPWFEEWKKWSIDLPGVRPEWIHIAKDGDRYVGVVTLQHNDQTNAMYHEYTGVLPEYRGRRIALALKLLGVRSALASGAPYLRTHNDSKNGPMLHINRDLLGFRAEPGNYKMVREL
- a CDS encoding DMT family transporter; the encoded protein is MSYLLILLATLAWSFVGVLVKTASTMVDSAIISFARFFFGVICLAIYLFIRDGNIRIRLGMKWIWIGAIAKAVNYVFENIALKIGYSYGNILVQPVQTVVLLFAAGLLFKEKISMRGWISAALCVAGVIVIGWNGTPLEELVHGSGLTTLLFTLSGIGAAVHVLSQRMLLETIDNGNMNLSIFLLSALMVAVPIPIQSHGFIGPITLWAWGALILLGVITGLSFFWFAEGIKRVPFAVVAIAGNCTVLFTILWSYLFFRDPITIYLISGTLIFVTGILLLNFTIPRQAAMKTPVYERSNPIDQ
- a CDS encoding malate:quinone oxidoreductase, whose protein sequence is MSNRQTKADVILIGAGIMSATLGSMLKELVPEWEITVFEKLANAGEESSNEWNNAGTGHAALCELNYTSEKPDGSIDISKAVKINEQFQDSMQFWSYLVNSKLIRNPQDFIMPLPHMSLVQGEQNVSFLKKRFEALSNNPLFQGMEFSDNPRKLMEWIPLIMQDRTANEAIAATKIDSGTDVNFGALTRMLFDHLKSKNVDIKYKHSVDNINRTSDGSWELKVRNADNGSVERHTAKFVFIGGGGGSLHLLQKSGIPEGKHIGGFPVSGIFMVCNNPDIVAQHHAKVYGKAKVGAPPMSVPHLDTRFIDNKKSLLFGPFAGFSPKFLKTGSMFDLVTSVKPHNVLTMLAAGAKEMSLTKYLIQQVMLSKEQRMEELREFIPSAKSEDWGLVVAGQRVQVIKDTAAGKGTLQFGTEVITAADGSIAALLGASPGASTAVSVMLEVINKCFPQHIKAWEPKIKEMIPSYGVSLLKNPELIREIHNSTGRTLGLRREPQPVL
- a CDS encoding FMN-binding glutamate synthase family protein, which translates into the protein MNTVLLVILLVIVVLPPVIFLSYMYILSKSPKHSIIRSYPFLGWVRYFLEKIGPEFRQYWFDSDTEGKPFSRDDFIGVVYAAKYRTDIIAFGGKRDFEKPGYFLSNSMFPKLLSELKVDNDELVPGKKYEITREGLFSRQEKMIDQNIKRWLLHDDDIIVVGENRRHPWRLKGMFGASATSYGSVGEHYIQSTGSGAYMAGGSWINTGEGGVADVHLATGVDIVSQIGPGMFGFRDDTGHFSIEEYKQKASNPNIKAFELKFAQGAKIRGGHLEGKKVTEKIAAARKVQVGKTVNSPNRFEFLTSPEETLRFVQTLQEAGGKPVGIKIVVGDPQRLDPFFQAMVDMEIYPDFITVDGSEGGSGAAFKAMADGMGLPLYPALLILDDTARKFGVRNRFKIFASGKLITPDKVTIALALGADCVNSARGFMLANGCIMAMQCHTGRCPTGITTTDDKFQAALAPEEKQWRVMNYILQLREGVFSLAAACGLESPRGLSREHVVLTSESGRSIRIIDIFPYPDR